The window ACATCTACATGCTGCTGGAAGGCAACGTTCATATGTCGTTCGATCCGTTCATTACGGCGACCAATCCGCAAGCTTCGCGGTAATCGCATGAGCCGGGCGAATCCGCTCGCGCTCAAATGAACGGCCGGTCCCGGCTTGTCGAAGCGTGAAATAGACAAGCCGGGACTGCACACCCCTCACTACGCCGCCTCGCTTTCCAACGGATTCGTAAATCCGCGCACCGAATCCATCATGAGTTCCGCAAGCCGCTCGACCGGCGGCGTCACCGCCGGCGATCCGCGCAGCAGCATCAGAGACAGCTGCGGCAGCGGCGGCAGGCCGTGCGCTTTTGCATCGAAGACGATCAGCGACGGCGGCACGCCGTAGCGCGTGCGCACGGTCAACCCTAGCCCGGCCGACGCCGCCGCCCACAGCCCGGCCAGACTCGGGCTCGTGAACACTACGCGCCACGGTATCCCCGCGCGATCGAGCGCGGCCCGCGCCGCGTCGTACATCAGGCAGGGCCCGTCGAACGCGATGAGCGGCAGCGGTTCGCCCGACTCCACACGCCAGTTCAACGACTTCGCGCCGATCCAGCGCATCGCGGGCCTCGCGACCAGGTCGGCGCGACCGTCCACGCGGTGCGCGTAGGTCGATGCCGGCCCGCTGTCCCAGATCAGCGCGAGTTCGAGCTCGTTCGCTTCGAGCCGCGTCACCAAGTCGGCATTGCGCGCGACGCGCGCTTCGATGCGCACCTTCGGATGGGCCCGCGCAAACGACCCGAGCACCTCCGGCAGCAGCGTCTCGCCGAAATCCTCCTGCAAGCCGAGCCGCACCCAGCCTTCGAGATCGGTGCCGCGCACCGCTGCCGTCGCTTCGTCGTTCAACTCGATCAAACGCCTGGCGTAGCGCAGCATCATCTCGCCCGCATCGGTCAGCGCCAGCCCGCGGCCCGCCTTGCGAAAGAGCGGCGTGCCGGCCTGTTCCTCCAGCTTCTTGATCTGCGCGCTGATCGCCGAGGTCGAACGCCCGACCTTGTCCGCCGCCTTGGCGAAGCTGCCCATGTCCATGCCCGTCACGAAGCTGCGCAAGCTCGCCAAATCGAAGTTCACCTGGCTCATCGGATCATCCCGTTTCATCGAACGATTCATCAAAAACTTTCTGATATTCAGGACGAATATAGGGTGCCAAACTGCGTCCGTCAAATCCTCTTACCAAGGGACGTTCATGGAAAGCCCCTCTCTGATCACTCCCGTCGGGCAAGCGAAACGCGCCCTCGGCGCGTCACATAAATGGAAGGTGCTCGGCGTCGGCGTGGCGGCGAACGCGAGCTTTTCGGCCACGGCGACCGGCATTCCGACGACCGCCATCTGGATGCGCCACGACTATCACCTCGGCAACGCCGAACTCGGCCTCGTGATGGGTTCGATGGGGCTGGGGCTCGCGCTGTCGGAGCTGCCGTGGGGGTTCGCCACCGACCGCTTCGGCGACCGGCCCGTGCTGATGACCGGCCTCACTTCGACCGCCCTCATGCTGCTGGTGATGGCGCTGTGTGCCGTGCCGTCGGCGGGCTCGATTCCGCCGCTCCCGCTGCTGGTCGCGATGATGTGCGTGGTCGGCCTGCTTGGCGGCAGCGTGAACGGCTCGAGCGGCCGCGCCGTGATGAGCTGGTTCAAGGACGGCGAGCGCGGCCTCGCGATGAGCATTCGGCAGACCGCGGTGCCGCTCGGCGGCGGCATCGGCGCGCTGCTGTTGCCGTGGCTCGCTCAGTCGCGCGGATTCGGCGGCGTCTTCAGCGCGCTCGCGGTGATGGTCGCGCTGTCCGCCGGCTTCGCGTGGCGCTGGCTGCATGAGCCGCCCGTCACCACCGCTCATGCCGCTCACGCCGCCCAACCCGCCGGCAGCGCCCCGCCGCGCGGACCGCTCACCGATATCCAGATCTGGCGCGTCGTGCTCGGCATCGGGATTCTGTGCGTGCCGCAGTTCGCCGTGCTGACGTTCGCGACCGTGTTCCTGCACGACTTCGCCCGACTGCACGCCGCTGGCATCAGCGCGACGATGGCCGTGATCCAGAGCGGCGCGATGGCGATGCGCGTCTGGAGCGGCCGATACACCGACAAGCGCGGCAACCGCCGCTCGTATCTGCGCGGTTCGACGCTCGTCGCGGCAGGCTCGTTCGCCGTGCTGGCGCTGGCCGTCGCCGTGTTGCACAACACGTTCGCCGCCGTGCTCGTGGCGCTGATCGCGGTGGCGGGCATCTGTGTGTCCGCGTGGCACGGCGTGGCGTACACCGAACTCGCGACGCTCGCCGGTCCTCAGCGCGCGGGCACGGCCCTCGGCATGGCGAACACGGTCGTCTACGGCGGGCTCTTCGTCGCGCCGATCGCGATTCCGCATCTGCTCGCGGCCAGTTCCTGGACCGGCGTGTGGATCGCGGCGGGACTCTCCGCACTGCTGACGTATCCGCTGTTTCCGAAGGCCATGCGTGCGGTCTCCCGATAACGGCGGTGCGGCAAGCCAATAACCATACCGGACCGTCACTCGAAATCAGCGCGCGGCAAGCCCGATCGATCCAGATAAAATGCCGTCTCGAAATGGAATCCAGGCCGCCTGAGAGGCGGCCGTCGCTCGATCAAAACGGAGGAGCCATGTCCAGTCATAGCGCGAAGATCGAATGGGACCGCGCAGGCGCGGTGTTCAGCGACAACCAATACAGCCGCGCGCATCAGTGGTCATTCGACGGCGGCACAGTCGTGCCCGCATCGAGTTCGCCCGCTGTGGTCAAGGTGCCGCTTTCGAATCCGGCCAACGTCGATCCGGAAGAGGCGTACGTCGCGTCGCTATCGAGCTGCCACATGCTGTGGTTCCTCGACATCGCGCGAACGGCGGGTTACGTGGTCGACCGGTATGTCGACGAGGCGGTCGGACACATGGCGCGCGGCGCCGATGGCAAACCGTGGATCGCGACCGTCGAGCTGCGGCCGGTGGTGGACTTTTCCGGGGCGAAGCAACCTGACGATGCGGCCGTCGAGCGCTTGCATCATCGCGCGCACGAGGCGTGCTTTCTGGCGAAGTCGGTGAAGAGCGAGATCAGCGTCGCGGGCAAGTGGACTTATCGCGCAGGTTGAACGCCATGAAGCGCCGCGCGGAACCGTCGGTACAGCGGCGCTGACTTCGCTGCCCGGGTCACTGCCGTGGTCACTGCGCCGGCGCAACCTTCGGCGCTTCCTCGGCCGCCATCGACTCGCTCGAAAACAACTGCAGGAACGAGCGCGCCTCGTCGGTGCTCTTGCATGCGAGCCAGTCTTCGTAGTCTTCCGGCCGCACGATCACGACCGAGCGCTTTTCTTCGCCGGGCTTGTGAAAACGCCGCATGAGCGGATGCTCGTCGGCATTCATGGTCAGCATCGTGAACGAAACGTCCTCGCCGTCCGGCTTCGGCCACGCGCGCCATAAGCCGGCGACCGCAAACGGTTCGCCCGACGCCAGCCCAATTCGAAAGCGCACATGCTTGCCGCTTTCGTAGTTCGGTTCGTAGAACGCTTCGCACGGAATCAAGCAGAGCTGTTGCTTCGCCCAGGCCGAGCGATAGGTCGGCCGGTCGCCTAGCGTTTCGACGCGCGCATTCATCGTCGTATAGCGCTTCGCATCGTGCGACGCTTTCGCCTTCGGCACCATGCCGAAGGTGGCGAGCAGCGCCTCGCGGCCGCCGTCGCTCGCGCGGCGCAACAGCGGCGCCGGATAGTCCTGATAGATCTCGTCGCGCCAATCGTCGGCGGGCGGCAACGCGCCGTAGTACTTTTCGAAGATGCGCCGGCGCGCGGCGACATAGTTCGTGCACATGCCGATACCCTCGCCTGTCAGAGATGGACCTTTGATTCGACATACACTACCCGCTTCCCCCTCATCGACCGAATCCGTGAAGACCCTCCCGCTTGCCGCCGCCCGCACGCTGCACCTCGCCGCCCAGGGCCTGCTCGCGCCGCCACGCCGCAAGGCCGCCAAAGCGGACGTGCTAGACGCGATCCGCCGCATGGCGCAACTGCAGATCGACACGATTCACGTCGTCGCGCGCAGCCCGTATCTGGTGCTGTTCAGCCGCATCGGAACGTTTGCGCCGCAATGGCTCGACGAGCATCTCGCCGAGGGACGTCTCTTCGAATACTGGTCTCATGAGGCGTGCTTCGTGCCGATCGAAGACTACGGCCTGTTGCGTCATCGCATGCTCGATCCGAGCGTCATGGGCTGGAAATATTCGATCGATTGGCACACGCGCCACAAAGAGGACATCGACGCCCTGCTCGCCCGCATCCGCGACAACGGCCCGGTGCGCTCGGCCGATTTCGTGCGCGCGGACGACAGCGTCGGCAGCGGCTGGTGGGATTGGAAACCGGAGAAACGCCATCTCGAAGTGCTGTTCACGCTCGGCGAGCTGATGGTCGCGGAGCGGCGCAATTTTCAGCGCGTCTACGATCTCGCCGAACGCGTGCTGCCCGATTGGGACGACGCGCGCGACCTGCCGCCGGCAGACGCCGCGCAGCAAACGCTCGTCGCGAGGACCTGCCGCGCGCTCGGCGTGGTCCGCGCCGATTGGATCGCCGATTACTACCGGCTCGCGAAGCGTCCGTATGCAGCGGATCTGCACGCGCTCGCGGATGCGGGTGAGGTGATTCCGGTGCGCGTCGAAGGCTGGAAGGAAGACGTGTTCGTCTCGCGCGAGCTCGAACCGCTGATCGACGACGCCGCGAATTCGCGCGTGCGCTCGACCGTCACGACGCTGCTCTCGCCGTTCGATCCGGTCGTCTGGGACCGCAAGCGCGCCACCGCGCTGTTCGATTTCGACTACGCGATCGAGTGCTACACGCCGGCCGCCAAACGCAAGTTCGGCTACTTCTGCTTGCCGGTGCTGCGCCGGGGAAAACTGGTCGGACGCGTCGATGCGAAGGCGCACCGTGCCAGCGGCGTGTTCGAGTTGAAGGCCGTGCATGTGGAGCCCGGCGTGCGGATCGGCACGGGGTTCATCGCGGATTTGCGGCGCGCGGTGCAGCGTTGCGCCGATTGGCACGGCACGCCGCAAATCGCAGTCGGCTCGGCGCCGGGCGCATTGGCGGAGGGTCTGCTGGCGGTCGAATGACCGCCGCCGAGTCGGCAGATCTCAGCAGCTCGAGCGCTTCAAGCGGCCTGCTCCGGCGTCAGACGCTTGAAGCGCGGCGAGCCATCGGCGAGCACGCCATTGAACATCTCTGCGGGACGCACCCACAGCCCGCGCTCATGCGGCCACAGATGCTCGTAGACGACGAGCCGCTCGTCGGTCTCCGAATGCCTCGCGACGCCGATCTCGCGATAGAGCCCGCCCTTGTAATGGCGATGCGTCGCCAGTTGCAGCGCTTCGTTTTCGGTCATGCCGGAATCCAAAAAAAGCGCCTATTTTAGCGGGCCGACGCGAGCGACGGCGTCTGCATCGCGCTGTCACGCTATCGCGCGGCCGAATAGATCTCCGACCGATGCAGTTCCATATACCGCTCCGGATACTCGACCGCCGTGAACCCGACAGGCCGGTACAGCTCGTGTGCATTCGACGTCACGAGCACAATGCGGCGCAGCCGGGCCAGCGTGGCGTCGGCGAACACGTGGTCGATCAGCGCCTTTGCGTAGCCGCGCCCGCGATAGCCGGGCAGCGTGAACACGTCGCACAGGTAGGCAAACGTCGCGTAGTCGGTCACGAGGCGCGCGAAGCCCACTTGCGCGCCGTCGAGATAAGCGCCGAAGCACAGCGACCCTTCGATCGCCTGTTGCACGACATCGAACGGTATCCCCTTCGCCCACGGCGCCTCATCGCGCAGGAACGCGTGGATCATCGGCACGTCGAGCCGTGTCTTGTCGGTCGAGAACTGCAACTGCGGCGACACCATGGCGCTCTTCCTATCGTGAGATTCGCGAGATAAAAGAGCGCCAGTATCGCTCAAGGCGTCCACCGATACATCAGGATCTTCGCGCGCGCATCGTCTTCGACGAGCACGACGTACTCGCCGTTGCTGCGCTCGATCGCGCTGATGCCGAGGTACACGTCGACCCAGCCCGACGTGCCGCCCATCGACGCCCCCGGCGTCATATAGCCGACCTGCTGCCCGTTGCGCGCGTCGTAGACATCGACGCGGTTCGTATACAGCTCGGCCACGAAAATGTAGTTCCCCGCCACGGCGACGCCGACCGGCGTCTGCTGCGGATCGGCTGTCACGTTCCAAGGCAGCATGATCGTGTAGCGTGCTTGCGGCGTGCCCGAACTCCAATTGTCGTAGCGCACGAGCAGGCGCCCCGCTTCTTTCCAATGCGAGGCGTCGTAGGGATACGCGCTCGAATACCCGGACACGTACATCGCATCGCTCGACGCGTCGTAGACGATGCGGGCCACGCGCGAGAACGGCTGCGGCATCGGGTAAGTCTTCGCGCTCGCGTAGGTGTAGATCGGGTTGCCGAACGAATCGAAGCCCTGCAGCGGCAGCTCCCGAATGCCGGTGCCCAACTCGCCGATCCAGATGTTGCCGAGGCTGTCGACCCACCAGACGCCGTCTTCCACCGAATTGCCCGAGGACGGATTCGCCGTGATCTCGCTCGCGTCGACATGGCCGTCGCCATTGAGGTCGCGCCACATCCATTCGCCGTACGTCGGCTGCCCCGCCGGCCAAGTGCCGGGAATCGGATTCTCGGCAAAGAAGCCGGACGGAATCGCGACCTGTCCGTCATTGGCCGAATCGAAGCGATAGACGCTCAAGTAGTGCGAGTACATGTCGACCGTATAGAGCAGCAGCTTGCCGTTCACGCGGCGCACCATCGGCTCGCCGCGCACGCCTTTGGGCAGGTGGAACGTCGGGTCGTCGGGATACTGGAAGCGGTTGAGCGTGAAGCCTGCATAGCTCCACTCCGAGCCCGGCGTCGTTTGCCGGTAGTCGAGCGAGAAGTGTTTCGAGCCGCTGAAGACGCTCGCCGGCTGGAGCGGATCGAACGACCCGCCATCGACGAACGTCAGTCCATAGAGCCGCCAATTCAAATCGTGCGACGGCCATCGGTAGCTTTCGAGCACCGTGCCCTCGCCGTCGAACGTCGAGCCGAACGCGCGCGGGCCGAAGCCGTTCTGCGCGACATAGAAGTTGCCGGCCGCGTCGAAGCCGATGCCCGTAATGCCGTTGAAGCGCCACTTGCCCGGCACGCCTTCGGCCGGATGGAAGATGCCGCCATGCGTGCCGAGCTCGCCCGCGAGCGTGGTCTGCCCGGACGCCGTCTTGTTGTAGACGAGGATCTGCTGCGACGGTCCGCCGTCCGCGACCAGCAACTGGCCCGACGGCGCGATCGTCAGGTCGACGGGCACCGTCGTCGCGGGCAGCGGCCCGGCGCTGCCGATCCGCGCGCCCGTCGGCGAATAGTGGGCGATGCTGCGGCCAGCGGGGTCCTGCAGCCCCTGAATGATCCACAGCGTGCCGTCGGTATCGATCGCGATGCGCCCCGGCGACGGCACCGTCCACGAGGTCACGCGGCGCATCGTGTTCGCGTCGTCGACTTCGATCCGGTTCGCGTAGGTGTTCGCGACGAACAGCTGCGTCGCCGTGGCCGCGAGTCCGCGGATGCTGGCATCCGTGCCCGTGGGCACCGCGTTCACGCGCAGGAAGCTGTTTTTCGTGGCGTTGGCGCTGTTGCCGCTGCCGCTCGCAAACGGCGCGCCGGTCGCAATGTTGGTGATCAAGCGGCGCGTGATGCCGTAGTACGTCGTGCCGGCGGGCGGATAGTCGCTGCCGACGAGCGCGTTGTTCTCGTTGCCGATCGAGATGCCCGCGTAGAGATACGTCGCGTTCGACGCGATCGCGTCGCCGCCCGTGTTGCCCCAGCCGTGCGTGTTGCCGGCCACCGCGACCTTGTCGCCGCCCTTGTACGCGCCGACTTCGCTGCCGCTCTCGTCCCACGGCGCGTTCGTGTAGACGGTGCCGTCGGCGCCCACGCTGATCGCCTCGACATCGAGCTGTACCCACTTGCCGTCGCCGAATCCGAAGCTATTGCCGATCCACGAGGTCTCGTAAGTCAGTTGCGCTTGCGCCGAAGCGTCAAACGGGTGAGCGGCGGACAACACGGCCGCGGACAAGCAAACTCGATGCAGCCAATTCATAAGCGCGATCCTCACGAAGCGGGTCAACGGGGGGCCATTCGTTTTATCAGACGATTAAGGCATAAGTCTGACGATAAACAATTCACAAATAATTCGGCCGCCATCGATGGTTCGCAAATCAGATCGGTTTGTCGCGTGCCTCCAACATGCGCGCGATCAGCAGACGCGTTTTCGGTCGTTTTTCCTTGCGCGTGCTGACGAAGTAAAAGCGCAGCGGACTTTTTACCGTGTGCTCGCTCACGCGCACGAGGCCGCTGTGACGCAGATAGGCATCGGCAAACGGCACGCGCGCGAGCGCGATGCCGAGGCCCGCTTCGGCGGCGGCGAGCACGAGGCTGTAGTCCTCGAAACGGCGGTCCTGCGTGCGCGGCTTCAACTCGATGCCGAGCGTCGCGAACCACGCGCGCCAGCCGGACAAATCCGAATCGTGCAGCAGCGGATACGCGAGCAAGTCGGTCGCGGAGATAGCGTCGGTGCCGGACAGCTTCGCGGCAAGCTCGCGGCTCGCGACCGGATACAGCGCCTCTTCCATGAACGATTCGACTTCGACGCCTTGCCACACCCCGTGCCCGTAGCGAATCGCGAGATCGGCCTCGCCGGCGTCGACGTCGACGTTGCGCGTTTCGATCTGCAGCTGAATGCGCAGCGGCGGGTGATCGCCCCCAGGCTCGCCGCCTTCGAGCGCGGCAAGCCGCTCGAAGAGCCAGAGCTTCGCGAACGACGGCACGACGCTCAGCTTGACCAGCTCCGCGCTGCGCCGCGTGCGCCATTGGACGGCGGCGCCATCGATGATCGCGAACGCCTGCTCGATGCGTCCGACGAAACGCTGGCCGTCGGGCGTCAGGCGCACGCCGCGCCCATGACGCTCGAAAAGCGCAAAGCCGAGCCAGTTCTCTACGGCGGCGACCCGGCGGCTGATCGCGCCATGCGTAAGTCCGGCCGCCTCGGCGGCCGCGCTGAACGAACCTTCTCTGGCGACGACGCAAACCGTCTCGAGATTCGCGAGCGGAGGCCGGGGCGGCAAGCTGTGTTCCATGATCACATCTCATCGGCGATTTGCGCGCTAGCTTAACAGCTCGGCGGCCGCCATGATG is drawn from Trinickia violacea and contains these coding sequences:
- a CDS encoding LysR substrate-binding domain-containing protein — protein: MKRDDPMSQVNFDLASLRSFVTGMDMGSFAKAADKVGRSTSAISAQIKKLEEQAGTPLFRKAGRGLALTDAGEMMLRYARRLIELNDEATAAVRGTDLEGWVRLGLQEDFGETLLPEVLGSFARAHPKVRIEARVARNADLVTRLEANELELALIWDSGPASTYAHRVDGRADLVARPAMRWIGAKSLNWRVESGEPLPLIAFDGPCLMYDAARAALDRAGIPWRVVFTSPSLAGLWAAASAGLGLTVRTRYGVPPSLIVFDAKAHGLPPLPQLSLMLLRGSPAVTPPVERLAELMMDSVRGFTNPLESEAA
- a CDS encoding MFS transporter; translated protein: MESPSLITPVGQAKRALGASHKWKVLGVGVAANASFSATATGIPTTAIWMRHDYHLGNAELGLVMGSMGLGLALSELPWGFATDRFGDRPVLMTGLTSTALMLLVMALCAVPSAGSIPPLPLLVAMMCVVGLLGGSVNGSSGRAVMSWFKDGERGLAMSIRQTAVPLGGGIGALLLPWLAQSRGFGGVFSALAVMVALSAGFAWRWLHEPPVTTAHAAHAAQPAGSAPPRGPLTDIQIWRVVLGIGILCVPQFAVLTFATVFLHDFARLHAAGISATMAVIQSGAMAMRVWSGRYTDKRGNRRSYLRGSTLVAAGSFAVLALAVAVLHNTFAAVLVALIAVAGICVSAWHGVAYTELATLAGPQRAGTALGMANTVVYGGLFVAPIAIPHLLAASSWTGVWIAAGLSALLTYPLFPKAMRAVSR
- a CDS encoding OsmC family protein, encoding MSSHSAKIEWDRAGAVFSDNQYSRAHQWSFDGGTVVPASSSPAVVKVPLSNPANVDPEEAYVASLSSCHMLWFLDIARTAGYVVDRYVDEAVGHMARGADGKPWIATVELRPVVDFSGAKQPDDAAVERLHHRAHEACFLAKSVKSEISVAGKWTYRAG
- a CDS encoding SOS response-associated peptidase, with amino-acid sequence MCTNYVAARRRIFEKYYGALPPADDWRDEIYQDYPAPLLRRASDGGREALLATFGMVPKAKASHDAKRYTTMNARVETLGDRPTYRSAWAKQQLCLIPCEAFYEPNYESGKHVRFRIGLASGEPFAVAGLWRAWPKPDGEDVSFTMLTMNADEHPLMRRFHKPGEEKRSVVIVRPEDYEDWLACKSTDEARSFLQLFSSESMAAEEAPKVAPAQ
- a CDS encoding winged helix-turn-helix domain-containing protein, with translation MKTLPLAAARTLHLAAQGLLAPPRRKAAKADVLDAIRRMAQLQIDTIHVVARSPYLVLFSRIGTFAPQWLDEHLAEGRLFEYWSHEACFVPIEDYGLLRHRMLDPSVMGWKYSIDWHTRHKEDIDALLARIRDNGPVRSADFVRADDSVGSGWWDWKPEKRHLEVLFTLGELMVAERRNFQRVYDLAERVLPDWDDARDLPPADAAQQTLVARTCRALGVVRADWIADYYRLAKRPYAADLHALADAGEVIPVRVEGWKEDVFVSRELEPLIDDAANSRVRSTVTTLLSPFDPVVWDRKRATALFDFDYAIECYTPAAKRKFGYFCLPVLRRGKLVGRVDAKAHRASGVFELKAVHVEPGVRIGTGFIADLRRAVQRCADWHGTPQIAVGSAPGALAEGLLAVE
- a CDS encoding DUF1653 domain-containing protein, translating into MTENEALQLATHRHYKGGLYREIGVARHSETDERLVVYEHLWPHERGLWVRPAEMFNGVLADGSPRFKRLTPEQAA
- a CDS encoding GNAT family N-acetyltransferase, encoding MVSPQLQFSTDKTRLDVPMIHAFLRDEAPWAKGIPFDVVQQAIEGSLCFGAYLDGAQVGFARLVTDYATFAYLCDVFTLPGYRGRGYAKALIDHVFADATLARLRRIVLVTSNAHELYRPVGFTAVEYPERYMELHRSEIYSAAR
- a CDS encoding LysR substrate-binding domain-containing protein, whose translation is MEHSLPPRPPLANLETVCVVAREGSFSAAAEAAGLTHGAISRRVAAVENWLGFALFERHGRGVRLTPDGQRFVGRIEQAFAIIDGAAVQWRTRRSAELVKLSVVPSFAKLWLFERLAALEGGEPGGDHPPLRIQLQIETRNVDVDAGEADLAIRYGHGVWQGVEVESFMEEALYPVASRELAAKLSGTDAISATDLLAYPLLHDSDLSGWRAWFATLGIELKPRTQDRRFEDYSLVLAAAEAGLGIALARVPFADAYLRHSGLVRVSEHTVKSPLRFYFVSTRKEKRPKTRLLIARMLEARDKPI